The Cervus elaphus chromosome 9, mCerEla1.1, whole genome shotgun sequence genomic interval GGCGGAACAGAGCTGAgaggccagaaataaaccctcacatttatggtcaactgattgtggacaagggtgccaagataattcaatggggaaagaacagtcttttcagcAAATTGGACAACTGggtagccacatgcaaaagaataaagtgtgcatctccctccctccatacacaaaaattaactcaaaatggatcaaaggcctcaatgtaagagctaaaactataaacctCTTAGAAAACAGCGAAGTCATTCTGTGACCTAGGATAAGGCAACGATTTCTTAGATTAGACACTGGTCACACAAGCGACAAGAGAAAAAATAGATGAATTGGACACTGCTGAAATGTAAAACTTTTGTGCTGCAAGTGACACTATCAACAAGCTGACAAGACAACCCACAGGATggaagtatttgcaaatcatgtatctgataagggaatggtatccaaaatatataaagaactcttaaaatccaataataaaaagactaaccacctaatttaaaaatgtgtcaagggtctgaatagatatttcttcaaggaagCTACACAAATAgccagcaaacacatgaaaaggtgctcaacatcattagtaactagggaaatgcaaattaaaaccacagtaaataccacctcacacccactaggatggctaaaattttttttaatggaaaacaaTCAGTGTTGTCCAGACGCAGAGAAATGGGAATGCCCATACACTATAGGTGGGAACGTAATTTGGTAtagccaatttggaaaacagtttggcagttcctcaaaatgttaaatgtggagttaccatgtgacccagcaaccccacttcacCCAAGAGAAAGGAACATATGTTCACACAGAAACCCATACAagcatgttcagagcagcactgttcataacagccaaaagatGGAGACAATTCAAACGTCCATCCAATAGTAAATGGACACACAAGACGTCCCGCCATACAAGGTTACTCAGCCACAATAAAGAAGGAAGCACTGATGCATACTACAAAGTATACATTAAAAATGTGCTGAGAgcacttccctggttgtccagtggttaagacgccgcctgccagggcaggagacacggattccatccctgatccgggaagattccacatgccgtggagcagctaagcccctgcacGACTATCGagtgtgtgctctagagcccagcagccacaactaccgagcacatgtgctgcagctactgagcccatgcaccctagagtccatgctccgcaACCAGAGACaacatcgcaatgagaagcctgtgcaccacatctAGAGTAGCCCCCGACTCGCCGCAGATAAAAGcccacacaggaaaaaaaaaaaaaaaaaagcccacacagtAGTGGAatcccagcacagccgaaaatacacaaacaacaaaaaacatgctGAGAAAAGTTAGACATAAAGAGACATCGTTAACTATGCCATTTATATGAGAGGCAAATCCCTATCCCTAGAGGCAGGAAGCAGATctgtggttgtcaggggctgggggaggatgTGGAGCGACTGCTCCACAGCACAGCATTtcttctggggtgatgaaaatgtaaaCTTAGATTGTTCCAGTGGTTGCACAACTGGGAACAGACTAAAAATCAGTCTGCTCACATGAAATGGGTGATTAGATGGTATGGCATGTGAATGTCAATTAAAACGTTAAAGATACCAGAAAAAAGGGCGATTCACTGGGTGCAGGACGGTGAGGAGAGCGGGGTGTGAGAGACCAGGGGGAAGGTGGGGGCAACAGTCACTCAGCGGCTGTGTGGATCACGGGTGGCCTGAGCCAGCCTGGCACATTGTAGCATGCTGGCGGTGAGTGGTCCAGGCAGAGAAAAGGGGAGGGGGTGTCAAGCTTGGGGTCACGGTGCCTGGACAAGAGCAAGACCGATGGAGAGAAAGCAGCTGTGGATAAGGCTGGCGGACAGAAATGAGGGCTGCGTGCAGAATGAGAGTGAACAGCCGCTGTTCCCTCTACCTGGGCAACTCCTTTTCAGAGAGGTCCTCGCGCCCATTGTGGCTCGCTAAGGCGCCAATAGTCCTGGGCCACAATGGGAAATCACAAGCAACCTGTCTGTCTCCTCAGCTGTGTGAGCTCCTCAGGACAGAGCCCAGCACTAAGGACGCGCTCAGCAGTCACTAAATGCAGGTACACGGACAGAGACCACACCTCAGAAAGGGTTATATTCCTCATCCCTCTGCAGCCAGGAGAGACTGAGGTGGTCTGGATGTGCAACAGGGGAAGCGGGTGTAAAGGCTGAGAGTAGGAGACCCAAGCACAGGCAGGGGCATTTAAGGCACACAGCAAGCACTGCTGAGGGGAGCAGGATACAGGCCACATGTGGGGCTGCAAAATGAGAGAGATGCTGGCTGTGGGAAGCCCAGGGAGACTCACCGGCTGGGGTTCTTGTGCGGCCTGGTCTGGACACAGGCCACAGAAGTACACATGTATAAACAGAACTCATGCCACGCACCCGAGGAGCGTTCTAGCCTGGGTGCTAAGTTAAGATTTTGAGAAAAGACGAAACAGATCGCATTATATTCACTGAACCTAGGAGTGAGTCTAGAGTTCAGTGCCCAGTGCTCTGAATCTAACCTGTAACTGTTTCTGTATGGTCCTCAGGCTAAGCACACTTTTAGGTTGGTAAAGTTGTAAAAAAACAACAGAGGAGAAAGACTATCTGGCCAAGAAAGCAGAAAATACTTacctggctctttacagaaaagtttgccaaccttTGTTCCAAATTATAAAAAAGCCAGTAGGGAGCAAGGGAATACTTGAGTTTTTAACCTAACACTAACTTTTCTCTGTCTtaattataacattaaaaaaaatcatgcccatgaatttttttctgctttttaattaagGCATAATTTGCAAAACATGCACACGTTTTAAATGTAAAGCTCAATGAGTTACAGCAAAATATTCATTCTTAACTTGGTTGACATTCCTTCTGTTAATCTTGACTGCAGTGTATGGCcgttttttactttctcttacaTGTTTTTGTGTTGaccccaataaaaaattttaaaacgtCATTTAGAGCCCTTGACAAATTGAAGAATCCATATTTCTGGGATATCCTGCAGGTGGGGGCCACCAGCGAGGAACCACTGTGCAGAACTTTTTTTCCGCCGCCCCACCCCCCCcttcaaaaaaaatctttcaaattcCCTGGGTAATCCAGGTTCGGCCCCAGCTTTACTCTGGGTGGCCCTGTGGGGAGTCGCATCCTCTCTCGGGTCTCAGTCTCCCTCCTTGTGAAACGGGAACGTGCGGGAAGGCTCCCCGCGGGGGCTACACTAATTTCagtttgtgcttagtcgctcagtcatgtccaactctttgcgaccgtatggactgtagcccgccaggctcctctgtccgtgggatttttcaggcaagaatactggagtgggttgccatgccctccgccagggaatcttcctgacccaggaatcgaacctgcacctcctgtgtctcctgaattgcaggcggattctttatccgctcaaccaccagggaagccctctctcggTTTAATCAATgaattgtaaaatataaataattaacgGGACCGACCTCCTGGGCTGTTACGAGAAGGAAGCAAAGGGCTTAGTAAACGGTCGACAAACTGCAGCAGTTTTCATTATTGTTAGTACTGAAGCTTTGGGGGATCCCAAGGCTCCGCCTCCTGTCATACCGCGGGGAAACCTTGGCCCGCTAGACTCCCTGGCGTCCCGACCCCGCCGCGGCGCCTAGAACGCTCAGACCCTGACACCCCGGCGCAGGGCGACACTGACCCGACAGTCCCCGACGCGGAAGGTTCCGCTTGTAGTCGATAGGGCCGTAGCCCCCCGCCGGGGGCATGTCCTGCTTCACCTTCGACGCCGCCATGCTTGCAGGACCTTGCACTTCCGGTCTCAGGAGGAAGTTACGCAACGGCGACCGACACCATGCTGAGTGTGGCGGAAGCTGCAGCGCAGGTCTGGGGCCCGACTGGGAAACCTAGGGCGCCGCGCACCTACCCCAGTCGTGCGAGAGCGCCGTTGCGGGGCCTGCGATCGACTGCGCGCCCCAGCTGCGACCAAAAAgtccttattttctcttctcctggAGAGAGGCATGGCTCGGTCGGTGCTGAAGCCTGCAGCCCGTCTGGTCGCCAGAGTTCTTGCACCAAAGGACCTTCCCACTCACCTTCCCTCTGGGGCAATGTGAGGCCAGTTAGAAACCCCAGGCTCCCGAGAGAGCCAGGTAGCATCCCATTTTCCTCCCTTGGGGCCCCCTGCGGGCAGCCCAGGGCTCTGCATTGTTAGGACTGGATTACAAGAAGTTCGGGGACGGCTGCTGCTCAGATTCGGACTCCTGAGGAGCCGCCCCAACCCCAGGCTCGGATTCCACTCCCGTGACGGTCGAGACGCCTTGCTAGTGTCCTCTCATCGGGAACTGGATCATTCAGAGCGATTATGAGTCACAAAGCCGTAGGGCCTTGGGGTGAGCAccacggggtggggtgggggggtcagggccccccaccccaccccgaggCAGGGTGACGCCCGCGGTCACTTCACAAGGCAGAAATTGTTACCTGGGCAATAAAAGGCACCGCAGAGGCGGGGGCCGGGGAGTGGGCACATGGGGGTGCGGGTGTGCAGGTGCCAAGCGCCATGGGTTAGGCCCGAGATCGGAGTCCGGCCGCCCCCCGACAGCAGCCGCCTCCTGCTCCCCACGCGCCCCAGGCGCCACCATGTCGGGCGACAAGCTTCTGAGCGAACTCGGCTATAAGCTGGGCCGCACGATAGGAGAGGGCAGTTACTCCAAGGTAAAGGTGGCTACGTCCAAGAAATACAAGGGCACAGTGGCCATCAAGGTGGTGGACCGGCGGCGCGCACCGCCCGACTTTGTTAACAAGTTCCTGCCACGCGAGCTGTCCATCCTAAGGGGCGTGCGGCACCCACACATCGTGCACGTCTTCGAATTCATCGAGGTGTGCAACGGGAAGTTGTACATCGTGATGGAGGCGGCCGCCACCGACCTACTGCAGGCAGTGCAGCGAAACGGGCGCATCCCCGGGGGGCAGGCTCGCGACCTCTTCGCGCAGATCGCCGGTGCCGTGCGCTACCTACACGACCACCACCTGGTGCACCGCGACCTCAAGTGCGAAAACGTGCTGCTGAGCCCTGATGAGCGCCGCGTCAAGCTCACCGACTTCGGTTTCGGCCGTCAGGCTCACGGATACCCCGATCTGAGCACCACCTACTGCGGCTCTGCCGCCTACGCGTCGCCCGAGGTACTGCTGGGCATCCCCTACGACCCCAAGAAGTACGACGTGTGGAGTCTGGGCGTCGTGCTCTACGTCATGGTCACCGGCTGTATGCCCTTCGACGACTCGGACATCGCCGGCCTGCCCCGACGCCAGAAGCGCGGCGTTCTCTACCCCGACGGCCTCGAGCTGTCCGAGCGCTGCAAAGCACTGATAGCCGAATTGCTGCAGTTCAGTCCGTCGGCCAGGCCCTCCGCGGGCCAAGTAGCGCGCAATGGCTGGCTGCGTGCGGGGGACTCCGGCTAGAAGCCGGGGTTCCCACCGTTCCCGCCGCGCCGAGCATTGCGCAAGAGCAGGGCACGCGCAAGAAGCGCGCTTCCGTAGTTCCGCGAAGCCGCCGCGCACCGCTGTGCACGcgcccttcccccttccctacTTCGACGCCGGGGGCCGCGGTCGCCCCTGTTTGGAATTCAACTACTCCAACACGATCCCAAGAGCAGGAGGGCGCATGCGCTCCCTCGGTTCCCGGCGAGAAGGCCCCAGGAGGGGGCCAGATGAGAGGAGACAGAAACATTGCGCCGGTGCAGGGTGAGCGACCGCTACGCGGTGGGCGGTGGCTGCTTGGAGAAGCTGCTGGCTAGCGGACGCCCGCGGAGGACGTCCATCCACAGCCAGCTTCGCGTACCGGTGAGGGAAGGCGCGCTCCAGGCGCTGCCCTCCTTGGAACTTGCAATAAACTCGCTCTTTCTCGCACCTAGCTCTAGCAATGGCCCCCTTTTATGGAGCAGTGGGGAGGGGATCACTCCCGGGGGAAAGGCAGGCACGGGCACCCCATTTTAAAGAGACTTGTGGAGGTTCTTGCTCCAGGTCTGAAAAGGGAGTTAGGAGGATTCGAACTTTCGGGCTTCCCATCCTGGGCTGACTCGAAGGGGCCTTGGTGTCATCCTCAGCAACGTAATGGCCCTGGGAAAGGAGGTGCTGGGTTGGGGAGCAAGGACCCCAGCACCTTTCTGGTGTTTAAGGATGGGACAGCAAGGGGCCGGGGGCGCCTGTCCAGACAGAAGGtgtttacaaaagaggaaattgaggcccacaCTTGCCCAAAAACAGCCCGGATTGGCACCCCGATATGTctgaagtggggtggggaggtgctgGAAGCTCTCCTTGGCGAGGAAGGGGTTAGGCCCCTTCCTTGGTGAGGCAAAGGAATCTGCCgggttcattcttttttagttgTAGaacagttactttacaatattatgatgaTTTTCATGCCATTCACCAACACGAATCGACCATAGGTGTacacgtcccctccctcctgcaccCCCTGTCGCACTGGTGGTTTCACTCATGCTGTTCATTCAGGCATTTTTTGAGCAGCTGCTGTGTGCAAAGGCACTGGGACACAGCCAAGTGGCTTGGATCCATCCGTGCTCCCAGCAAGGGAGCAAGTGGAAAGTAAAAGAATGGCGTGAACATAAAATAATTGTAAGTTGTGCTAAATGCCAGGTGGGGGTGAGCAAGGAGGGACTGAAGGGAAGGAATCAAACACTGGAAACATCAGGAGTGTTCCCAAGAGAGGATGGAGCTGGTGTGTTTGAGTAATGCTAGGAACTGCTGTAGCTGGAATGGAGGGAAAGGAGGCAGAGAGGTAAAAGGGGTGGGTCTGGTGTCTGGAGAGGGACCCCACAGGGtctgggggaggctgggggtTGTTTTGCTTGTGATGAGGTTACTGAGTTTAGTGACAGTGGCTGTTGTCATTCGGGTGTACGAGAAACAGCTCCCTAGGTGCTTACCCTGTCTGCCTCCACCAGAGCCCAAGTCCCTGACAAGAGTGGTCAGTTTCTGGGTCTGACCAAAACCCACCCCTGCTCCCTCACCCTCAGTGGCTCTCAGGTGCCTTGGGGATTATGTGCCAGCTCTCCCTCCACTCCCTTCAAATCGGGTGTGGTCCCAACCACCTCCTTTTACAGAGCAAGAAACAGGGTGAGAAGAGGGAAATGTCTTGCTCACTCAGAATGAAACCCACATCCTTTGCCCTTGCCCCTGCGTTGCGTGGTCTCACCTCTGAGCATTTGCACAGGCTGACACCACTCCCAGcgcttttcccttctcctcatgcAAGACTTGGCCTGAAAAAGGTCACCTCTCAAGAGGCCCCATTCTTTCCCTCCTCACCCCCCTCACCAGGTGTGATCCCAATGATGGGGGTGTGGCACATGCCCTTTTGTGCCCCCTCATCACTGTGTGTAAGCAGTGGGCCTGGGGGTCCTTCCCCTCGTGGCCACACCCGTGACTCAAGTGAAAAGGGGATAGGGTCTCAGGGACCAGGCTGGTGGCCCTGCCTCCAGGGAGGAGCCTGGGTGCCTGACCCAGCAGGCTCCCTTGCAGAGGGGCCTGTGGAACCCCAGACGTGGGCTTCTGCCAGTGTTGGGGGGCGTGGGTGCAGTCAGCATGTGCCACAGGTGTCAGGCTTGAGCTCCGTCCGGTAGCGTCTTGTTCCAGTTCTGTGTCTTGCCCAGGTGAGACCAGGCTGGCCATGGCCGCAGGGGAGGGATGTCAGATCGACCCCAGGCTGGAGGCAGAGATGCCCCGGTAACAAGCGgcagcaataaataaatgaacaaaagcaCCCAGGAAAACAAGGTGACATTTTATGCATATTGGAGTTCAAAGTGCTCATAGGTTTCATTTTGTGAGTAAAACTTTGAAACAATGGGTCAACCTCTGAAAACAAATTTGCACCAGGAACTGTTCATTTCAAAGCCAGCCAGGTGGCTCCCACACTGCACCGTCACTGTCCTGCAGCAGACACCCAGTGTTGAGCCAGAGAAGCCCACCACTCTGGGTTGGAGGCTGTTGATGGCTAAAACCCAAGCCAAGGGGCAGAACTCACTGCATCCTCACCTCATGCACTCCCCTGGCCCTGTGGATAAACAGGCCACAAAGCGCCACCCAGAGGTAAGGCTGTAGCATCCAGCTGGGTGCGTGCTTgcatgcagtcatgtctgactcctcacaACCCAAGGGACcatacagcccgccaggctctctgtccatgggattctccaggcaagaacactggagtgggttgccatgccctcctccaggggatcttcctcacccagagattgaacccacatctcttatgcctcctgcactggtagatgggttctttaccactagtgccacctgggaagccccagcatccAGTTTcattctgttcagtcactcagtcgtatcagactctgcgatggacagggaagcctggcatgctgcagtccatggggtcgtagagtcagacacaactgagcaattcaACTGAAGCATCCAGTTGGGGAAGACTAAAATCCCCATGGCAAGTGAGATCTGAAAGAAGCCCAAGACACAAGTGTCCGATCCTTTGCTGTTAAGGATCACCCTGCCATCCAAAGTCTCCAAGCTGCCCCAAAGCTGGGAGGAAAATGCAGGATACCAAagcagtcaaaaagaaaaatacagccaACACATCATCCATTTCTTTATTGTCCTTCAGATTCTAAAACTTCATGACACAACATATAGCCATTGATTCCAGCGTCTTTATTTATTAGAACTTCTATGCCGGTTTGGTGGTCACTTTGTTTTTAACATTCTTATCAAAGACTTAGAGTCACAATAAATACAAGTGACAATCTCCTCCCCCCAATCAAAACAAACCACCTCCCAAATACCCTACATTGGTGTGACTATTACTCTTCAAGGATTATAAAACTTTagctgtcctttaaaaaaaaaactcagtccAACTTCTTTAGGCAAACGCCATGTGCAGCATAACTAGGCATCAAAGAAAAACCCTATGGCAGAGCAGCAAGGACCGTCTTTCCATTATTCACGCCTGTGATGAATGTATGATTTGTATAGAAACCCCCTCCCCGCGTCTTCTCCAGCCACAGGAGTGACTTGTGGGCCACTCAGGAGCCATGCAGGGGCGTCGCCTCTTTCATTCCCTCTGCACCAGTGACCTTTCGCTTCCAGACCAGAGCCGCCACCCACCCCTACCCCTGCCTCCCAGAGCAGTCACTCTTGACCTTGTCAAAGGTGTGGGTCCCAAGAGATACACCTGGGACACTGAGGACTAGGGTCCCCACAACAGTCGGGATGGCCAGAGCCATGG includes:
- the TSSK6 gene encoding testis-specific serine/threonine-protein kinase 6, which gives rise to MSGDKLLSELGYKLGRTIGEGSYSKVKVATSKKYKGTVAIKVVDRRRAPPDFVNKFLPRELSILRGVRHPHIVHVFEFIEVCNGKLYIVMEAAATDLLQAVQRNGRIPGGQARDLFAQIAGAVRYLHDHHLVHRDLKCENVLLSPDERRVKLTDFGFGRQAHGYPDLSTTYCGSAAYASPEVLLGIPYDPKKYDVWSLGVVLYVMVTGCMPFDDSDIAGLPRRQKRGVLYPDGLELSERCKALIAELLQFSPSARPSAGQVARNGWLRAGDSG